The following DNA comes from Corynebacterium lizhenjunii.
TTACGCTGAGTAAGCCTAGCTTGCCGATGCCCCCGGTGCCCCAGCTTTCCTGCCTGGGCCCGGGGGTTTCTTTGTGGGGGGTGTCTTTTGGCAGGGTGTTGGGCTTTTGTGCTGCTGTGTAGGGCCGGTCTTGGTTCTGTCGGGGCGGGGATTTGCGGGGCGGGCGAGGGGTGTGTATAGTTCCTAGCGAAGTTTGAGCGGAATTGCTTCCGCATTCAAAGTTCACCGAAGACCGTAGGTCATCCACACCGGATCGAAGGTCCCCGCCAGGGGCGGCCCACGCAGGAGACACTTTGCGAAAAGCTGTGATGGTTGTTCATCACCCACTGCGCCCTGTGCTCTTGCACGGGGTTCTTTTTGTAGAAGGACTCCGGCGGAAAACCTCAAGAGATGTTTCGAAAGGAGGCGAAGACTTACCATGGCAAACCCGAAGAACACCGCAGACCTCGCGGCACTGAAGGAGAAGATCGCTGGTGCTAATTCCATCGTTCTGACCGAGTACCGCGGCCTGACTGTTTCCCAGCTCCAGGAGCTGCGTAACAACCTCGGTTTCGATGTTGAGTACTCCGTCGCCAAGAACACCCTCTTCAAGATCGCTGCCGCTGAAGCTGGCATCGAGGGTCTTGACGAGCAGCTGACTGGCCCGACCGCTTTCGCGTTCATCAAGGGCGAGGCTGTGGATGCCGCCAAGGTCATCAAGAAGTTCGCTGATGACAACAAGGCATTCGTCGTCAAGGGCGGCTACATGGACGGCAACGCTCTGTCCGCTGCCCAGGTTGAGGCCATCGCCGAGCTGGACAACCGCGAGACCACTCTCGCGAAGCTGGCTGGCGCTATGAAGGGTTCTATGGCAAAGGCTGCGGCCCTGTTCAACGCTCCTGCAACCAAGATGGTCCGCACCGCTGCGGCCCTGCAGGAGAAGAAGGAAGCCGAAGCTTAAGTCGCCGCATTCGGCGCACAAGACAACACATCACCGGGTCGCGCTACGTGGCCCACACTAGGAAAGGATGCCAATCATGGCTAAGCTCACCAAGGACGAGCTCATTGAAGCTTTCAAGGAAATGACCCTGATCGAGCTCTCCGAGTTCGTTAAGGAATTTGAAGAGGTCTTCGACGTTGAGGCTGCTGCTCCGGTTGCAGTTGCTGCTCCGGGCGCTGCTGCTCCGGGCGCTGCTGCTGAGGAAGAGAAGACCGAGTTCGACGTCGTGCTGACCGACGCTGGCGCTAAGAAGATCGGCGTCATCAAGGTTGTCCGCGAGATCGTCTCCGGCCTGGGCCTGAAGGAAGCTAAGGAGCTCGTTGAGGGTGCTCCGAAGGCTATCCTGGAGGGTGCTTCCAAGGACGACGCTGAGGCTGCTAAGGCTAAGCTGGAAGAGGCTGGCGCTTCCGTCGAGCTCAAGTAATTTACTTGAACTGGCACAACCCCGCCCCATACGGGCCGGGGTTGTTCCCGTTTTCAACGGGTGCAACTTCAGCCCACAATTGTTAGGCAACCCAGGTGAGGGTTGCATCGTCGCACCTCCGGCCCTGAATCCATGCTTGCGCATTCAACACCGCATTCAACACTGCTTCTAACCGGACACCGGCAATCCGCAATGCCCATGTTGCGTGGCCTAATGGTCAGAATGTGTTGGTGGGGGTCAGTGGATGGTGCCCCCTTTTCTGGGCCTAACGGTCAGCGGTCCGTTGCGGCCGCTCAAGACGCGGTTAGAGTGTAGGGATGGATTCAGCACAGATTGTCAAGCAATACGCCGTCGACGTTGAACGCGTGGGCCTGAAGCACTACCGCGCGACCTCGCCCAGCGGGGCGCAGGTGGACTACGGACAGGGGGAGGGGCTGCTTACTCCCGTGGAGTTGCTGCTTGCTGGCGTCGCGGGGTGTGCGGCGGTGGACGTGGATGTGGTGACTGCGCGCCGCAGCGAGCCGGAGCGCTTCAATGTCCACGTGGAGGGCGACCGCGTCAATGAGGACGGCGCCTCGCGCCTGTCTGCTGTGCGCGTGAGCTTCGACGTCCAGTTCCCAGATACCCCGGAGGGCCGCCAAGCCCAGAGCATGCTGGGCCGGCTCATTGAAGTTAGCCACGACAAGGACTGCACGGCTTCCCGCACGGTGGAGCACCCCACCGAGGTCACCTTCGATCACAAATAAGCGGCGATTTCCGCGATAGCTTCCGGCGAGCCGGCATCGTGGGGCAGCCACGGCACATTCCACATCGCTAGCCCGGGCAGGCGCTCGCGCAGCAAAGCTATCGCCTCTTCCTCCGCGGCGCGCCGCCCGCTCAAAAAGGCGTCCGCCCCCTCCGGGACGCGTCGGTTAAGAAAAATCCCGCCCACATGCACGCCGCTGGCGCTTAACTGTCCGTGAAACTCGACGGACTCCAGCACAGGTAGGCGCTCTGCGGTGGCTACCAGGTAAAACGTGGTGCGCTGCGGGTTGCTCAGCTCGTTGCGCAGCAACTCGAAGCGCCGCCGCCGTTGCAGCAGCGTGGCCCTAATTTTGCGGTTGCGTTCCTCTACCGGGTCCGGCCCGGACAGGCCGCGCAGCGCAGCACCAAACTTGTCTGCCTTTTCCCGCCGCGCTAGCAAGCCGTCGGTGTAGGCAGCCATGATTTCCGGCAGTGCCATCAACCTCGCAGTGTGCCCCGACGGTGCGGTGTCAAACACGATGTGCGCATAGTTTGCCTGTTCCCCCAGCACCTGCGCCATCCGCTCCAGCAGCGCCGCCTCATGCGTGCCTGGGGACTGGCGAGCTAGCTCAATGTGCTTGTGCACCTCCCCGCGCAGGTGCCGGGGCATCAGGTCTTCCATAGAGCGCCGCACCCGCGCCAAGTGCTCTTCTGTGGTTCGGGCGGGATCTAATTCCATCAGGGACAGGTGCGGGCGGACGGGGGTGGGGGCATCGGCAAGCTCAGTGCCCCATACGTGACCCAAATTGTGGGCAGGATCTGTAGACACCAGCAAGGTCTCCCGCCCGGCGGCTGCCAGGGCGAAGGCGGTAGCGTTGGCCAGGGTGGTCTTGCCCACGCCGCCCTTGCCGCCGAAGAACACGATGGGAGTGGGGTTTAGCAGCATGAGATGTTGTCCAGAGGGGAGCGCTCCAGGCCCATTCGCGTGTGCCACGCGTGGACGTCCTCGTAGATGAGCGGCAGCAGCTCCAAGGTGTAGAAGGTGGCGGGGTTGTCCAGGCCCAATGCTTCGGAGAAGACCAGCAGCATAAACAGGTCGTCTTCTTGCTGTTGGGCCCGGGCGAAGGTGGCGCGGTAGGGAGCCTTGTAGTACTCGTCCAGGCCGCGCCCGAAGGCTTTGACCATTAGGCCGAGCTTATCCAGCATGAACTGGGGCGGGGGCATCGGTGTCGCTGTCGCTCCACTGGACCTGCGGGGAGCGGCGGGCGCGGCCGATGGCGGTGAAGGATTCCACAATCACCCACACGGCGGCGATGATGATAATGACGTCAATGACCAGCAGCAGCCAGTTCTGTGCCGCCCACAGGGTACGCAGCTGCAGCACTGCCGCCCACAGGGACATCACGGTCACGACGCACAGCGGGATTAGCACCGGCCACGTGGGGCGGCGCAGGTGGGTGAGGATGACCACCAGGATAGACAAGGTCAGGCCGGCCATGAGCTGGTTGGTGGTGCCGAACAGCGGCCAGATCAGCATGCCGCCAGAACCGTCGAGGCCCGTGGAGAACGTCAGGCCAAAAGCGCAACCGACGGCGATGATGGTGGCCACCACGCCGGAGAGCTTGAAGCCCAGCAGCTCCGCCATCTCCTCGACCACCAGGCGCTGCAGGCGTACACCGGAGTCCATGGTGGTGGCGGCGAAGAGCACCGCCATAGTGGCCAGGATGGTCGCGGAAAGGGAGGTGGGGATGCCCAGGCCCTCGTTGATCAGCGAGCCGCCGCCTTGAACAAACGCGCCCACACCGCCGGCGTTCCACTCGTGGTAGATTTCCTGCCAGTTTGCCAGGGTCTTGAAGCCGGACGTGGTGGCAACGATGGTGCCCAGGGCCAGCAGGCCTTCGCCCACGGAACCGAAGTAGCCGACAAAGCGGGCGTCAGTTTCCTTGTCCAGCTGCTTAGAGGAGGTACCGGAGGACACAATGCCGTGGAAACCAGAGATAGCTCCGCAGGCGATGGTGACAAACAGCAGCGGGAAGATGGACGGGGTGCCGTCGGGAACGTCCGCGTTGAAAGCGGGGGCGGCGACATCCGGCCGGGTGATCAGGAAGGAAGCATAGAGAATCAGCAGACCCACAAAGAGCTGAAGGCCGTTGATGTAGTCGCGCGGCTGCAACAGCACCCACACCGGCAGCATGGAGGCCGCAAAGGCGTAGGCGAACAGGATGATGATCCAGATGCCCCGGTCCGGGATACCCAGGACAGTCTCCGGCAGGGCCAGCGGGACGCGGTCGCCAATGATCATCAGCGCATAAAGGGCAGTCACGCCCACCACTGAGACGATGGGCAGGTTCCACTTCAGGCGGTAAATTGCTTGGCCAATCAGCACTGCTACCACGATGGCGCCCCAGGTGGGGATAACTGCGGTGGGCGTGGAGATGAGCAGATTTGCAATCACCACCGCGAAGGCCGCGTTGACCATCAGCAGCAGCAGGAAGATAACCACCAGGAACAGGTTGCGCCCGCGCGCGCCAATGTAGCGCCCGGAGAGCGTGCCGATGGACTGTCCGCGGTGGCGCTGCGACGCCCACAGCGCGCCCAGGTCGTGCATACCGGCGAAGAACACCGTGCCCAGCGTGACCCACAGGAACGCCGGCACCCAGCCCCAAATCACGGCCACTGCCGGGCCGATAATGGGCGCGGCACCCGCCACGGAGGTGAAGTGGTGGCCCCACAGCACGTACTTATTGGTGGGGACGTAGTCTACGCCGTCTTCCATGGTGTGGGCCGGGGTCAGGTAGGACTCCGAAAGCCGGTAGATTTTGGCGCCGAGGAAGCGCGAATACAATGCGTAGCCCGTCAGCATCATCGCGAGGCCGACGATCACGAGCGCGAGAGAGTTCATGAGGCTCCTGCCAAGGGTCGGGGGCGGTCAATGCGATGTGACGCGCCACCTGAATATACGGGTGCGGCGCATCACAGTGCGCCAAATTATGCCACGGGCATAGATTTTTGGGAAGTGGATCCCACGGTGGGGGTGCTGTCCGCGCGCCTGTGCCGCGGGCGCCGGGTGTTTATTTGGCCACGTTATCGGCTATTCTGTTACACCGTGAGCGAGCACAAGATTACTGAAGCACAAGACGTCCCCGAGCAGCTGCGTATTCGCCGCGAAAAGCGCGCGCGCCTGCTGGCCAATGGCACGCAGGCCTACCCCGTGAGCGTTGCGCGCACCTTATCGCTGGCGCAGTTGCGCGCTCAGTACGTGGTGCTTGCCGATGCCCCCTCCGCCGACGCCCAGCCTGCCGATGCCGCTGCTCCCGCCCAGCCTGCCGATGCTGGCGCAGATTCCAGCGCCGCCGCAGGCGCGTCCGATTCCGCAGACGCCTCTGAGCCTGACGTGACGCACCTGCGAGCTGGCGAGGAGACCCAGGACGTGGTCTCGATTGCCGGGCGGCTTATCTTCATGCGCAACACCGGCAAGCTGTGCTTTGCCACGCTGCAAGATGGCGATGGCACGCAGGTTCAGGCCATGCTGTCCCTGGCGGAGGTTGGCGAGGAAGCCCTGGCAGCCTGGAAGGCCGACGTGGACTTGGGTGATTTCATCTCGGTGACTGGGCGGGTCATTGCCTCGCGCCGCGGGGAGCTGTCGGTAATGGCTAGCTCGTGGGCTATGGCGTCGAAGGCGCTGCGCCCGCTGCCAGTGTCTTTCGCGGAGATGAACGAGGAAACCCGCGTGCGCCAACGCTATAACGATCTGATTGTGCGTGAAGATGCCCGCAAGAACGCAATGACCCGCATCCAGGTTATTCGCGCCCTGCGCCGCCACTTGGAGGACCAGGGCTTTAATGAGATTGAAACCCCCATGCTGCAGACGCTGCACGGCGGCGCGGCAGCCCGGCCCTTTGTCACGCACTCTAATGCACTAGATATTGACCTGTACTTGCGCATTGCGCCGGAACTATTCTTGAAGCGCGCGGTAGTGGGCGGCATCGACAAGGTCTTTGAGATTAACCGCAACTTCCGCAACGAGGGTATCGACAAATCGCACTCGCCGGAATTTGCCATGCTGGAGATTTACGATGCCTGGGGCGACTACACCACCATCGCCCGGACCATCCGCGAGGCCATCCAGGCTGTGGCACTGTCCGTCTTTGGTTCACACGTGGTCACGCTTGCCGATGGCACCGAGTACGACCTCGGCGGGGAGTCCTGGCCGGAAATTGAGATGTACCCTTCGCTCAACGAGGCTCTGGCGCGGAAGGTCCCCGGCCAGCCGGAAGTCACCATTGATTCGACGGTGGATGAGCTCAAGGCCTTGGCCAAGGTCATCGGCTTGGACGTGCCCAAGGACGGCGGCTGGGGTCATGGCAAGCTGGTGGAAGAAATCTGGGAGCTGCTGTGTGAAGACCAGCTAGAGGGGCCCATCTTTGTGAAGAATTTCCCCGTAGAGACCTCCCCGCTGACCCGGGATCACCGCGAGCTGCCGGGCGTGACGGAGAAGTGGGACCTCTACGTCCGCGGCTTTGAGCTGGCTACCGGGTACTCGGAGCTGGTGGACCCGGTGATCCAGCGCGAGCGCTTCGAGGACCAAGCGCGCCTTGCCGCCGGCGGCGATGATGAAGCAATGGTGCTTGACGAGGAATTCCTCGCCGCCATGGAACAGGGCATGCCGCCTACTGGTGGCGCTGGCATGGGCATCGACCGCCTGCTCATGGCGTTGACCGGCCTGGGCATCCGGGAGACGGTGCTCTTCCCGATCGTCAAGCCAGACGCCCGCTAATCGCCCGGCCGCCCGCTTGCGCGCTGCACGCTGACTGCGCGCGCTTATCCGCGCCCGCCCACTTGCGCGAGCCAGCCGCAGACTGACTGCGCGTTAACCGGCTGCCCGCCCGGACGCCCGCCGACGCGTGCCAGCCGCGGCACGCGAAAGCCCCCAACCTTGTGGCTGGGGGCTTTGCTGTGCGGGCGTTAAGCTGCGGGGATACCGAAGTTCTGCACCAACCACACCGAACCATTCGGCGCATAGTACACGCCCACACCAATGTGGGTGGCGTTCGGGTCTAGTAGGTTCGCACGGTGAGCGGGCGAGTTCTCCCAGTCCTGCAAGATGGTGTTGAAAGAAATGTGCGTGGTGGAGTACGCCAGGTTCTCGCCAACGAAGAACGTCCGGCCGCCCTCAGAATAGGGGCCGATCGGCGCGGCAGCGGCGCCGCGGTGGACCATATGGCCCCGGTTACCGATCTCGCGAGCCCACTCTTGCGCCTTGTCGTTGAGGTAGGGTGAAGACTGCAGGGCTGGCAGGCCGCGGGCAGTACGCCAGGCATTGGTGGCATCGATAAGCTGCTGCTGAGGGTTGAAGGCGGGGGCCGCATGCTGGGAGGAAAGCTGCGCGGGCAGCACCTTGTCCAGGGCCGGCAACGGGGGCAGCAGGCCAGCAAACATGCTGGTCACGCTGGAAATAAAGGCGGTTATTGCAGCCATGATTTGCTTATCAAGCGGCACGGGGGACTCCTTGTTCTTCTGATAACTACAGACAGTGTAGTCCCCGGCAGGAATTGTAGGGACGTGTGCGTTATCGTCCAGGTTTAGGCCGGTGTTACACCGCGCGGGTGCCGGTGGAGATGGTCACAAATCCCGCCGCTGGGATTACGCGCGTGCCTCCCCACGCTGTAGGGTTAGGCGAATTTGCTTGCGCGCGTGATTGCAAGGCGCGCCTATACCTATTTGTAGAAGGGAATACTGTGCGCAACTCGGAAACCCCGCCAGAGTCGCAACCTGCCATCGGGCCGGAAACCGTCCGCACGTTGAGCGTGCTCGTCCTGGCGGCGATGATCATGATTCTCAATGAGACGTCGTTGTCGGTCGCCCTGCCCGCGGTCATGGCGGACTTTGGCATTCCGGCAACGTCGGCGCAGTGGCTGACCACGGGGTTCATGCTGACCATGGCGGTGGTTATCCCCACCACCGGTTTCTTGCTGGAGCGGCTGACTACCCGGCACATGTTCTTGGCCAGCACTGGGCTCTTTCTGGTCGGGTCGCTGGTGGCCGCGCTGGCGCCCGTGTTTGCCATGCTGTTGGCCGGGCGTGTAATCCAGGCGGCGGGAACGGCCTTGATGATTCCGCTGTTGATGACAGTCACCATGTCCCTGGTCCCGTCGCAGCGCCGCGGTTCCGTGATGGGCATTATTTCTATTGTCATCTCGGTGGCCCCGGCATTGGGGCCCACGGTGGGTGGGCTGATTCTCAACTCCTTTACCTGGCATTTCATCTTCTGGTTCATGGTGCCGCTAGTGGCGTTGATAATGCTCTTCGGTCTGTTGAAGCTGCCGAACGTGGGTCAGACTCGCGCGATTGCCCTGGACGTGGTCTCTGTGTTGCTCTCCGTGGTGGCTTTTGGTGGCCTGGTGTATGCGCTGTCTTCTATCGATGCCATCTTGACCGGCGCCAGCTTTGTCCCTGCTGTGGTGGGCGTGGCTGGCGTGGTGGCGTTGGTGGTCTTTGTGCGCCGCCAGACTCAGCTGGCTCAGGAGGACCGTGCGCTGATGGACTTGCGTCCCTTCCGGGTGCGTAATTATTCGCTGAGCATCGCGCTGATGTTGGTCGCTTTCGGCCTGCTGCTGGGCACGGTGACGGTGCTGCCGATTTATTTGCAGACGTCGCTGGGGGTGACTGCGGCGGTAACCGGCATGGTGGTCATGCCTGGTGGCCTGGCCCAGGGCCTGATGTCGCCGTTTGTGGGCCGCCTGTTTGACTCAGTTGGTCCGCGTCCGTTGATGATTCCCGGCGTGGTCATGCTCACCATCGCCGTATGGCTGCTCTCCACGTTGGGGGCAGATTCTCAGGTTTGGCAGGTTATTGCCATGCACGTGTTGTTGGCCGTGGGCATTGGCTTGATGATGACCCCGCTCATGACCACCGCTCTGTCCTCCCTGCCCGGCGAGCTCTATGGCCATGGTTCCGCGATTATGAATACTCTCCAGCAGCTAGCCGGTGCTGCCGGCACGGCCTTTCTGGTGGTTTTCCTCACCCGCGGCACGGCTGCCGGCCTGCAGGCAGGCTTGGACGATGCCGCCGCTACCGCCCAAGGCACCAGCTGGGCCTTCATGTTCGCGGGGGTGCTGGCGCTCGTCGCGTGCGCCTTGACCCCGCTGATCAAGCGCGTCCACACTTAGCCCGCACGTCTAGCCCCTCCGGCGGCCTGTTTTCGGCTGCCGTGGGGCTGGGGTGCTGCGCTGCGGGCGCGGGGTTAGTTGGTGGGGCTAGTCGGCACCGGGACACCACCACCGGGCGACTGCCAGGCAACCTGCCCACCAACCCTTACCATCCGGCCGCGGTGGATGGGTACTCCTCCCGGCGGGTGGTCCTCGTTGGCACCATTATGGTGCGGGCATAACACTGTCAGGTTCCTGATGTTGGTTTCCCCACCATCAGCCCACGACGTGATGTGGTGGATCTGGCACTTATCAAACGGCACGTGACAGTCCAACCAGGAGCACTCAGGGCTTTCCGCGGCAAGGAGGAGGCGCTGCTTGTCGGTAGCAAAGCGCTCCATACGGTAAACATCCACCGGACCTTGCACCCGGCTAAGGATCGCGACAAACCCATGCTTGAACAAAATGCGCTCAGCTAGTTCTTTCCCAGTCATCCGTGCCCCATTGTTCGCCCGAACAATAATGTCCGAATCCGCGCCAGCAGGTTGTTCACTGGTGCCGGTGGTGCCGGTGTGGTTGCATTCGTTAACGGCGAGCAGCTTGGCGAAGGTATCCAGCTGCAGGGTAATCATGGGGATGTAGTTCAACCGCCCGGCACCACCTTCACCACGCACCAGGTTAAAGAAGCTTTCTGCCGGGGCATCCTGATCGATGGCATCGTAGACATCGGTAAGGTCCACATCGCGTGCGGTAATGGACATGGTGGCTGTGCCGTTGGCGTAGCGACGTATAGAGACTTTTTCTACCGGGGTGTCATCCTTTGGGTTCCATTCCCGGCGTAGTTTGCGTGCCATGGTGGTGAATTGGCCTGCGGGTGTAGCGCATAGGTGTTGGCGCATTCTCCATTGTTGGGTGGTTTTGGTCTTGGTGACTTCGCGTTCTATTTCTTGCATGGCGATAAGCCCATGTCCGTGGCGGCGGGCGCCTTTAATAGCGCTCCTTTGCCTGCGGCTAGGCTGACCGGGCCCGCAGTACAGCCGGTAGAGGCGCACCAGGAACTCTGCGGTATCTGGTGCAACGCCTAAGCCCTCCAGGTCTGTGGTGGTGGCATGCTCTAGCTGTGGCAGTGCGTCGATGACGCTGCCTAGCAGGGCGGCGATGTTGATCTCTGTCATGGTTTTGACGCTAAGGCGATTGTGCAACCCTGCGCAAGGGGAATTTTGGAAAAACCCGAAATCTGTGGATAACTCGGCGAAAATGTGCACTCTATTAGACAATTGTCGAAGAATTCCACAGGGAGAATGCCACAGACGTGACATAATCTAGCCCCGCACGAGCAAACGGGGTGCTGACGCAGCCCGGGCCGGCAATAAGACATCGGCGCGCGCACGCGAGGAGGGGCTGCGTGTCGAATCATAGGAAGCAAGAGCGGAGCGTGGCGCAGGTCGGACCGAGGAGCGCGCACGCGGGGAGGGGGGCGCGAACTGCGTTGCGCGGCGCGCGGGCGGACCGCGGCGGGTGAGGGAAAGGGGCATCGGCAAGCTAAGGTGTTCGCTACCGGCGTACAGTGCCTTGAGCTGGGCAAAGGGCGGGATTTGCGGGCAGAATGAGGCTGGGTGCGAATGAGAAGTCCACTGGGCGCGTTAGAGTGGGCAGAGTCAAAATTAGCGAAAGAGGTAAGTAGCAATGTTTGAGAGGTTTACGGACCGTGCTCGCCGCGTCATCGTGCTGGCGCAGGAGGAAGCACGCATGCTCAACCACAACTACATCGGCACCGAGCACATTTTGCTCGGGCTCATTCACGAAGGTGAAGGTGTGGCCGCCAAGGCGCTAGAGGCGATGGGGATTTCCCTAGAGGACGTGCGCCGCGAGGTGGAGGAGATTATTGGCCAAGGCACGCAGCCTCCCACCGGGCACATCCCGTTTACCCCGCGCGCTAAGAAAGTGCTGGAGCTGTCCTTGCGGGAAGGCCTGCAGATGGGACATAAGTACATCGGCACGGAGTTCCTGTTGCTGGGTCTCATCCGTGAAGGCGACGGCGTGGCCGCACAGGTGCTGACCAAGCTGGGCGCGGACCTGCCGCGCGTGCGCCAGCAAGTTATTCAGCTGCTGTCGGGTTATGAAGGCAACCAGAATGAAGGCGAAGCGGGCGCCCAGGGTCGGCCGGTGGGCGCCGGGGCTGGTCAGGGTGGTGGACGCACTGCACCCAACGGTGGCGGGGAACGCTCCAACTCGCTGGTACTCGACCAATTTGGCCGCAACCTTACCCAGGCCGCTAAGGAAGGCAAGCTCGACCCCGTGGTGGGGCGCGAGTCTGAGGTAGAGCGCATTATGCAGGTGCTCTCGCGGCGCACCAAGAATAACCCAGTGCTTATCGGTGAGCCAGGCGTGGGTAAGACCGCGGTTGTGGAGGGCCTGGCCCTGGACATCGTCAACGGCAAGGTCCCGGAGACCCTAAAGGACAAGCAACTGTACTCCCTGGATTTGGGTTCGCTGATTGCTGGGTCGCGTTACCGTGGCGACTTTGAAGAGCGCCTGAAGAAGGTGCTCAAAGAGATTAACCAGCGCGGTGACATCATCTTGTTTATCGACGAGATCCACACCCTAGTTGGCGCTGGTGCCGCAGAAGGCGCTATTGACGCCGCCTCGCTGCTCAAGCCCAAACTGGCCCGCGGTGAGCTGCAGACCATTGGTGCCACCACGCTGGATGAGTACCGCAAGCACATCGAAAAAGATGCCGCCCTAGAGCGCCGTTTCCAGCCGGTGAAGGTGGAAGAGCCCTCACTGGATGACACCATCTTGATCCTCAAGGGCCTGCGCGATAAGTACGAGGCCCACCACCGCGTGTCTTACACGGATGAGGCGCTCAAGGCGGCAGCGTCGCTGTCGGACCGCTACATCAATGACCGCTTCCTGCCGGATAAGGCCGTGGACCTGCTGGATGAGGCCGGTGCCCGCATGCGCATCAAGCGCATGACCGCCCCAGAAGGCCTGCGGGAGGTCGACGAGCGTATTGCGGAAGTCCGCCGCGCCAAGGAAGCCGCCATCGACGAGCAGGACTTTGAAAAGGCGGCCGGCCTGCGCGACCAGGAGCGCAAGCTCTTCGAGGAGCGCTCGGAGAAGGAAGAACAGTGGCGCTCCGGTGAGCTGGAGGACATCGCAGAGGTCGGCGAGGAACAAATCGCCGAGGTCCTGGCCCACTGGACCGGCATCCCGGTGCTGAAGCTGACGGAGAAGGAATCCTCCCGTCTGCTGCACATGGAAGACGAGTTGCACAAGCGAATCATCGGTCAGGACGAGGCCGTCAAGGCGGTTTCGCGCGCTATTCGCCGCACCCGCGCGGGCCTGAAGGACCCGCGCCGCCCATCCGGTTCCTTCATCTTCGCCGGCCCGTCCGGTGTGGGTAAGACGGAGCTGTCGAAGTCCCTGGCAAACTTCCTGT
Coding sequences within:
- a CDS encoding ATP-dependent Clp protease ATP-binding subunit, which produces MFERFTDRARRVIVLAQEEARMLNHNYIGTEHILLGLIHEGEGVAAKALEAMGISLEDVRREVEEIIGQGTQPPTGHIPFTPRAKKVLELSLREGLQMGHKYIGTEFLLLGLIREGDGVAAQVLTKLGADLPRVRQQVIQLLSGYEGNQNEGEAGAQGRPVGAGAGQGGGRTAPNGGGERSNSLVLDQFGRNLTQAAKEGKLDPVVGRESEVERIMQVLSRRTKNNPVLIGEPGVGKTAVVEGLALDIVNGKVPETLKDKQLYSLDLGSLIAGSRYRGDFEERLKKVLKEINQRGDIILFIDEIHTLVGAGAAEGAIDAASLLKPKLARGELQTIGATTLDEYRKHIEKDAALERRFQPVKVEEPSLDDTILILKGLRDKYEAHHRVSYTDEALKAAASLSDRYINDRFLPDKAVDLLDEAGARMRIKRMTAPEGLREVDERIAEVRRAKEAAIDEQDFEKAAGLRDQERKLFEERSEKEEQWRSGELEDIAEVGEEQIAEVLAHWTGIPVLKLTEKESSRLLHMEDELHKRIIGQDEAVKAVSRAIRRTRAGLKDPRRPSGSFIFAGPSGVGKTELSKSLANFLFGSDDDLIQIDMGEFHDRFTASRLFGAPPGYVGYEEGGQLTEKVRRKPFSVVLFDEIEKAHKEIYNTLLQVLEDGRLTDGQGRVVDFKNTVLIFTSNLGTQDISKAVGLGFSGSSATDSDAQYSRMKNKVHDELKKHFRPEFLNRIDEIVVFHQLTQEQIVQMVELLIGRVEKQLAERDMGIELTPLAKDLLAKRGFDPVLGARPLRRTIQREIEDQLSEKILFGELGAGDLVTVDVEGWDGEAADYSAARFTFTPSPKPLPEGTFTEDDAEVRETEEVAESADALVPDALPESPAPAEGGDDTPPPAGATQPA
- a CDS encoding HNH endonuclease signature motif containing protein; translated protein: MTEINIAALLGSVIDALPQLEHATTTDLEGLGVAPDTAEFLVRLYRLYCGPGQPSRRQRSAIKGARRHGHGLIAMQEIEREVTKTKTTQQWRMRQHLCATPAGQFTTMARKLRREWNPKDDTPVEKVSIRRYANGTATMSITARDVDLTDVYDAIDQDAPAESFFNLVRGEGGAGRLNYIPMITLQLDTFAKLLAVNECNHTGTTGTSEQPAGADSDIIVRANNGARMTGKELAERILFKHGFVAILSRVQGPVDVYRMERFATDKQRLLLAAESPECSWLDCHVPFDKCQIHHITSWADGGETNIRNLTVLCPHHNGANEDHPPGGVPIHRGRMVRVGGQVAWQSPGGGVPVPTSPTN